A genomic window from Brassica oleracea var. oleracea cultivar TO1000 chromosome C8, BOL, whole genome shotgun sequence includes:
- the LOC106309987 gene encoding protein TONNEAU 1b-like: MTIKGGNNNQLFLPGSASCFEMDDYTREMMDLKALVTRTLEKKGVLAKIRAELRASVFEAIEEEDRVIQNSQGLPPALLGNCNDRARRLHASPSGRLLSALVCEYLDWAQLNHTLKVYQPECNLAKDSWKSELRDFSSNSGYELNRNGGSKPLLLDVLDGFFKFEAIGGGGGSRRESETESSSSLDSRNPPRRSSASDSLPPQRRSVSASQASGPTSGYIKEEHSWRYDSEDGSEEVTRASAALENLQLDRKTRNLTSSWRNVRDGTSEEAGKD, from the exons ATGACAATCAAAGGAGGAAACAACAATCAGTTGTTTTTGCCAG GGAGCGCCTCGTGTTTCGAAATGGACGATTACACGAGAGAGATGATGGATCTCAAGGCATTGGTCACTCGAACCCTCGAGAAGAAAGGTGTCCTCGCTAAGATCCGG GCTGAGCTACGTGCGAGTGTGTTTGAAGCAATTGAAGAAGAGGATCGAGTGATTCAAAACAGCCAAGGCTTGCCTCCAGCTTTGTTGGGAAACTGCAATGATCGTGCTAGGCGTCTTCACGCTTCTCCTTCAG GCAGGTTGCTATCTGCGTTGGTATGCGAATACTTGGACTGGGCGCAGCTAAACCACACACTCAAAGTTTATCAGCCAGAATGTAATTTG GCAAAAGATTCATGGAAGTCTGAGTTACGCGACTTTAGTAGCAACAGTGGATATGAGCTCAACAGAAACGGAGGTAGCAAACCACTCCTTCTTGATGTTCTTGATGGATTCTTCAAGTTTGAG GCTATAGGTGGTGGTGGCGGTTCAAGGAGAGAGTCAGAAACGGAGTCCTCATCAAGCCTTGACTCCAGAAACCCTCCTCGTAGATCATCTGCCTCTGATAGCTTACCTCCTCAACGAAG GTCAGTATCTGCATCCCAAGCATCGG GCCCTACCTCTGGGTACATAAAAGAGGAACACAGTTGGAGATATGACAGTGAAGATGGGAGTGAAGAGGTAACGAGAGCTTCAGCAGCGCTGGAAAATCTGCAGCTAGATAGGAAAACTAGGAACCTAACATCATCTTGGAG GAATGTGAGGGATGGAACAAGTGAAGAAGCAGGGAAAGATTAA
- the LOC106311965 gene encoding phosphoribosylformylglycinamidine cyclo-ligase, chloroplastic, translated as MEARLLQSSSSTCFFSSGSCSINRHRFSAIPSSPKPLSVSFPQKTRTRTNGVLMSKKDDGIESLSYKGSGVDIDAGTELVRRIAKMAPGIGGFGGLFPLGDSYLVAGTDGVGTKLKLAFETGIHHTIGIDLVAMSVNDIVTSGAKPLFFLDYFATSRLDVDLAEKVIKGIVDGCGQSDCALLGGETAEMPDFYAEGEYDLSGFAVGIVKKDSVINGKNIVAGDVLIGLPSSGVHSNGFSLVRKVVARSGLSLKDELPGGSTTLGEALMAPTVIYVKQVLDIISRGGVKGIAHITGGGFTDNIPRVFPDGLGAVIHTDAWELPPLFKWIQQSGRIEDSEMRRTFNLGIGMVMMVSPEAALRILGEAKNGDYVAHRIGEVINGEGVTYQ; from the exons ATGGAAGCTAGGCTTTTGCAGTCTTCATCTTCGACTTGCTTCTTCTCCTCCGGTTCCTGTTCCATCAATCGACACCGCTTCTCAGCTATTCCGTCGTCTCCGAAACCTCTCTCCGTCAGTTTCCCTCAGAAGACGAGAACAAGAACAAATGGTGTATTAATGTCGAAGAAAGATGACGGCATTGAGAGTCTCAGTTACAAAGGCTCGGGTGTTGATATCGATGCTGGTACTGAGCTCGTTAGAAGAATCGCGAAGATGGCTCCTGGAATCGGCGGGTTCGGTGGTCTCTTTCCTTTAG GTGATTCTTATCTCGTAGCTGGGACCGATGGTGTAGGGACTAAACTTAAGTTGGCCTTTGAGACTGGAATCCACCACACCATTGGAATCGACTTG GTTGCTATGAGTGTGAATGATATTGTTACTTCTGGTGCGAAGCCTCTGTTTTTCCTTGATTACTTTGCTACTAGCCGTCTCGATGTAGACCTCGCAGAGAAG GTCATTAAAGGGATTGTTGATGGTTGTGGGCAATCAGACTGTGCTCTTCTAGGTGGAGAG ACTGCAGAGATGCCAGACTTTTACGCAGAGGGAGAGTACGATCTCAGTGGGTTTGCAGTTGGGATAGTGAAGAAAGATTCTGTTATAAACGGGAAAAACATAGTCGCTGGAGATGTCCTTATTGGCCTCCCATCTAGCGGTGTTCACTCCAATGGCTTCTCTTTAGTAAGAAA AGTCGTGGCTCGAAGCGGTCTTTCGCTGAAAGATGAGCTTCCAGGTGGATCAACTACTCTTGGTGAAGCTTTAATGGCACCCACTGTCATTTACGTGAAGCAG GTACTTGACATAATCAGCAGAGGTGGAGTGAAAGGGATAGCTCATATAACAGGTGGAGGTTTCACAGACAACATCCCCCGGGTCTTCCCTGACGGTTTGGGTGCTGTTATCCACACTGATGCTTGGGAACTTCCACCATTGTTCAAATGGATCCAACAG TCTGGGAGAATAGAAGACAGTGAGATGCGAAGGACGTTTAACCTGGGAATAGGGATGGTAATGATGGTTAGCCCAGAGGCGGCTTTGAGAATACTTGGAGAAGCCAAGAATGGAGACTATGTTGCGCATCGCATTGGAGAGGTTATAAACGGTGAAGGCGTAACTTATCAATAA
- the LOC106311964 gene encoding TBC1 domain family member 9B, which yields MRTAAAAAASKPPNPLVAFEHKRDAYGFPVRPQHVQRYREYADIYKEEEEERSDRWSSFLQDHYADSTDEPSAKESSENCHAQFSESGIGKEDDKLGSKGATPDNANDEDGCPDAEKSVHRVQLWTEVRPSLRSIEELMSVRVKKKVDLSKSEQEDPKGKSSPSFDDAKSSKGASENDSEDEFYDVERTDVQDGSSSHGTSVSGITVAGDATSFSVSTCPWKEELEVLIRGGVPMALRGELWQAFVGVKKRRSKDYYHDLLAEDSSGNNIDQEGTQHVDEKGSNTEPLAVVEKWKGQIEKDLPRTFPGHPALDDDGRNALRRLLTAYARHNPSVGYCQAMNFFAALLLLLMPEENAFWALTGIIDEYFNGYYSEDMIESQVDQLVLEELVRERFPKLVHHLDYLGVQVAWVTGPWFLSIFMNMLPWESVLRVWDVLLFEGNRVMLFRTALALMELYGPALVTTKDAGDAVTLLQSLTGSTFDSSQLVLTACMGYQNVHEIRLQELRSKHRPAVIAALEERSKGLQAFRDSKGIASKLYSFKQDPKSVLVDSSKVSLTNGSLSRSESGSSNADEVLVSLTGDGEVDPVQDLQAQVLWLKAEVCKLLEEKRSALLRAEELEIALMEIVKQDNRRQLSAKVEELEQELAEVQRHLSDKQEQEGAMLQVLMRVEQEQKVTEDARRFAEQDAEAQRYAAQVLQEKYEEAVAALAEMEKRAVMAESMLEATLQYQSGQLKAQPSPRSGNQSPSTKTINDQLPEPPQSRISLLARPFGLGWRDKNKNTTPEKTAEHVTEEKPKAEEKETHSEAKDVKLQDTS from the exons ATGAGGACCGCCGCCGCCGCCGCTGCTTCCAAGCCTCCCAATCCACTCGTCGCCTTCGAGCACAAGAG GGATGCGTATGGATTCCCTGTGAGACCTCAACATGTGCAGAGATACAGAGAATATGCTGATATTTACAAG GAGGAAGAAGAAGAAAGGTCGGACAGGTGGAGCAGTTTCTTGCAAGATCATTATGCTGACTCCACTGATGAGCCATCTGCAAAAGAATCATCTGAAAATTGTCATGCGCAGTTTAGTGAAAGTGGGATAGGGAAAGAAGATGACAAGTTGGGTTCTAAGGGTGCGACTCCTGATAATGCGAATGATGAAGATGGTTGCCCTGACGCAGAGAAGAGTGTTCACAGAGTGCAGTTATGGACTGAGGTTAGACCGTCTCTGCGGTCGATTGAAGAGTTGATGAGTGTCCGTGTCAAGAAGAAGGTGGATTTATCAAAAAGTGAGCAAGAGGATCCGAAGGGGAAATCTTCACCCTCATTTGATGATGCCAAATCTTCCAAGGGAGCTTCTGAGAATGATTCTGAAGACGAGTTCTATGATGTTGAGAGGACGGATGTTCAGGATGGTTCGTCTTCTCATGGTACCAGTGTCTCTGGCATAACTGTTGCTGGTGATGCAACTTCTTTCTCAGTGTCTACATGTCCCTGGAAGGAAGAACTTGAAGTGCTCATCCGAGGTGGTGTACCTATGGCTCTGAGGGGGGAG CTATGGCAAGCATTCGTGGGTGTGAAGAAACGACGTAGCAAAGATTATTACCACGACCTTCTTGCTGAAGATAGTTCTGGAAACAACATAGACCAGGAGGGTACGCAGCATGTTGATGAGAAAGGTTCAAATACAGAGCCCCTTGCGGTTGTAGAAAAATGGAAAGGACAGATAGAAAAG GACTTGCCTCGGACTTTTCCAGGCCATCCTGCACTAGATGATGATGGTAGAAATGCTCTGCGGCGGTTGCTTACTGCTTATGCTAGGCATAATCCTTCTGTTGGATACTGCCAG GCTATGAATTTCTTTGCTGCACTTTTATTGCTGTTGATGCCCGAAGAGAATGCCTTTTG GGCATTGACAGGAATCATTGATGAATACTTCAATGGTTATTATTCAGAAGATATGATTGAGTCCCAG GTTGATCAACTAGTTCTGGAGGAGCTGGTTCGAGAAAGATTTCCGAAATTGG TTCATCATCTGGATTATCTTGGAGTGCAAGTGGCTTGGGTTACAGGGCCATGGTTTCTTTCCATCTTCATGAATATGCTTCCATGGGAAAGTG TTCTCAGAGTCTGGGATGTGCTTCTCTTTGAAGGAAATCGTGTTATGCTTTTCAGAACAGCACTCGCATTGATGGAACTATATG GTCCTGCATTAGTTACAACGAAGGATGCTGGGGACGCTGTTACTTTGCTACAATCACTGACTGGATCAACATTTGATAGTAGCCAACTCGTTTTAACTGCTTGCATGGGTTACCAAAACGTACATGAAATAAGATTGCAGGAGTTGCGAAGCAAGCATAGGCCAGCAGTGATAGCTGCACTTGAGGAACGATCAAAGGGGCTTCAAGCCTTTAGGGACTCTAAGGGCATTGCCTCCAAACTATATAGCTTTAAGCAAGACCCAAAATCTGTTTTGGTGGATTCTAGCAAAGTCTCATTGACAAATGGGAGTCTGTCTCGATCCGAGTCAGGATCAAGTAACGCGGATGAAGTGTTAGTTAGCCTGACTGGTGACGGGGAGGTAGATCCTGTTCAAGATCTCCAAGCGCAG GTTCTGTGGTTGAAGGCTGAAGTCTGCAAGTTGCTTGAAGAGAAAAGATCAGCTCTACTTAG AGCTGAAGAGTTGGAGATTGCTCTCATGGAGATTGTCAAGCAAGACAACCGGCGTCAATTGAGTGCCAAG GTGGAGGAGTTAGAGCAAGAGCTGGCCGAAGTTCAAAGACACCTCTCTGATAAGCAGGAACAAGAAGGTGCAATGCTGCAG GTCTTGATGCGAGTGGAGCAAGAACAAAAGGTAACAGAAGATGCACGAAGATTTGCTGAGCAGGATGCAGAAGCGCAGAGATATGCTGCACAAGTCTTGCAG GAAAAATATGAGGAAGCAGTTGCTGCACTAGCTGAGATGGAGAAGAGAGCGGTGATGGCAGAGTCCATGCTTGAAGCAACTTTGCAGTATCAGTCTGGCCAACTCAAAGCACAACCTTCACCAAG GTCAGGGAACCAAAGTCCGTCTACCAAAACCATCAATGATCAGTTACCTGAACCTCCTCAAAGCAGGATCAGTTTGCTAGCACGTCCATTTGGACTAGGGTGGCGCGACAAGAACAAG AACACAACACCTGAGAAAACTGCGGAGCATGTTACTGAGGAAAAGCCAAAAGCAGAGGAAAAAGAGACCCACTCTGAAGCAAAAGACGTTAAACTCCAAGACACTTCCTAG
- the LOC106307280 gene encoding CDP-diacylglycerol--glycerol-3-phosphate 3-phosphatidyltransferase 2: MGEEEDSVTVDQNSCDGADSSPLPPAPHLSSKVLTLPTVLTLGRVAAVPILVATFYVDCWWGRTATTSLFIAAAITDWLDGYLARKMRLGSAFGAFLDPVADKLMVAATLILLCTKPMDAVVVLGPIPWLVTVPSIAIIGREITMSAVREWAASQNGKLSKAVAVNSLGKWKTATQMIALTILLASRDSSFERLLPSGIGLLYVSAGLSIWSLVVYMRQIMRVLLKK; this comes from the exons ATGGGCGAAGAAGAAGACTCCGTGACGGTGGATCAGAACAGTTGCGACGGTGCAGATTCGTCGCCATTGCCACCAGCGCCGCATCTATCTTCCAAAGTGCTCACATTGCCCACCGTGTTGACACTCGGCCGTGTAGCCGCCGTTCCGATCCTCGTCGCGA CGTTTTACGTTGATTGCTGGTGGGGGAGAACTGCCACGACAAGTCTTTTCATTGCAGCTGCCATTACAGATTGGCTTGACGGGTATCTTGCTCGGAAG ATGAGATTAGGTTCTGCTTTTGGTGCTTTTTTGGATCCAGTGGCTGATAAG CTTATGGTAGCAGCAACTTTGATTTTGCTGTGCACGAAACCTATGGACGCCGTTGTTGTCTTAGGACCAATTCCGTGGTTAGTGACAGTACCTTCAATTGCCATTATTGGTAGAGAG ATTACTATGTCAGCAGTAAGAGAATGGGCTGCGTCTCAAAACGGCAAGCTTTCCAAG GCTGTTGCTGTAAATAGCTTGGGGAAGTGGAAAACTGCAACGCAGATGATAGCGCTGACCATACTGCTTGCAAGCCGGGATAGCAGTTTTGAGAGGCTATTACCGTCGGGTATTGGGTTGCTCTATGTATCTGCAGGGCTCTCTATATGGTCTTTAGTTGTTTATATGAGACAGATTATGAGAGTACTTCTAAAGAAGTAG
- the LOC106307281 gene encoding glutathione S-transferase L2, chloroplastic, translated as MSAGVRVSVCSSYPSLALPSRDVSPPSSSLYFGHRSSFDIDLKLRCNSNLTRRTKPVLAVLSSSRVPELDSSSEPPQVFDGSTRLYISYSCPFAQRAWLARNYKNLRDKIELVPINLKNRPAWYKEKVYPANKVPALEHNNKVIGESLDVIKYIDANFEGPSLAPNSVEKEAFADELIAYTDSFSKAVRSTLSGEDIDAADVAFDYIEKALSKYKNPKYKGGPFFLCLFSLVDIAYIPFIERFHLIFKDVMNVDITAGRPNLAYWLKEMNTMEHYTETRQDPQEIIERYKKRAQAEARP; from the exons ATGAGTGCCGGAGTGAGAGTTAGCGTGTGCTCTTCCTATCCATCGCTTGCGTTACCTTCGAGGGATGTTTCTCCCCCTTCCTCATCTCTCTACTTTGGTCACCGATCAAGCTTCGATATTGACCTGAAGCTGCGTTGTAATTCAAATTTAACACGCAGAACCAAGCCAGTGTTAGCTGTTTTAAGTTCAAG TCGTGTTCCGGAGCTTGATTCCTCTTCCGAACCACCTCAAGTGTTCGATGGCTCGACAAG GTTGTACATATCTTACTCTTGCCCATTTGCGCAACGTGCGTGGCTTGCTCGGAACTACAAG AATCTGCGTGACAAGATAGAACTTGTACCGATTAATCTCAAGAACAGGCCTGCTTGGTACAAGGAGAAAGTGTACCCGGCTAACAAG GTGCCTGCATTAGAGCATAATAACAAAGTAATAGGAGAGAGCCTTGACGTGATTAAGTACATCGACGCCAATTTCGAAGGGCCTTCACTTGCACCCAAT AGTGTAGAGAAGGAAGCATTCGCTGATGAGTTAATCGCTTACACCGACTCCTTCTCCAAGGCCGTACGATCCACATTATCTGGTGAAGACATTGATGCAGCAG ATGTTGCATTTGATTACATTGAGAAGGCTCTTTCCAAATACAAAAATCCCAAATACAAAGGAGGGCCTTTCTTCCTTTGCCTATTTAGTTTG GTTGATATTGCATATATTCCATTCATAGAGAGATTCCATCTTATCTTTAAGGATGTGATGAATGTGGACATCACAGCTGGTCGGCCTAACCTCGCCTATTGGCTTAAG GAGATGAACACTATGGAACATTACACAGAAACCCGTCAAGATCCACAAGAGATAATTGAGAGATACAAGAAACGAGCCCAAGCAGAAGCACGTCCCTAA
- the LOC106307547 gene encoding probable protein phosphatase 2C 48, which yields MMVSTTFRRIVSPCWRPFGIGEGSIPSSSDDSNGRLDGLLWYKDSGNHLTGEFSMAVVQANNLLEDHSQLESGPISFHESGPEATFVGVYDGHGGPEAARFVNERLFYNMRRCVSDQRGVVSPDVITRAFVATEEEFLGLVQEQWKTKPQIASVGACCLVGVVCNGMLYVANAGDSRVVLGRLESPFKEMKAIQLSTEHNASIESVREELRLLHPNDPNIVVLKHKVWRVKGIIQVSRSIGDAYLKRAEFNQEPLLPKFRVAERFEKPIMRAEPTITVHKIQPEDQFLIFASDGLWEHLSNQEAVDIVNTCPRNGVARRLLKAALQAAAKKREMRYSDLEKIERGIRRHFHDDITVIVVFLHSASFGVRTPVSVRGGGVLALAGNAIL from the exons ATGATGGTTTCCACAACATTCAGGAGAATCGTGTCCCCTTGTTGGAGACCTTTTGGTATTGGAGAAGGTTCTATTCCGAGTAGTAGTGATGATTCCAACGGCCGTCTCGATGGCCTGTTATGGTATAAAGACTCCGGTAACCATTTAACCGGAGAGTTTTCTATGGCTGTGGTTCAAGCCAACAATCTTCTTGAAGACCATAGCCAGTTAGAGTCTGGTCCTATTAGTTTCCATGAGTCTGGACCCGAGGCGACTTTTGTCGGTGTTTACGATGGTCATGGAGGTCCTGAGGCGGCTCGGTTTGTTAACGAGAGGTTGTTTTATAACATGAGGAGGTGCGTTTCTGATCAGCGAGGGGTGGTCTCTCCCGACGTGATCACTAGAGCGTTTGTTGCAACAGAGGAGGAGTTTCTCGGGTTGGTTCAGGAGCAGTGGAAGACCAAACCTCAGATAGCTTCTGTTGGTGCTTGTTGCTTGGTGGGTGTTGTCTGCAACGGGATGTTATACGTTGCGAACGCTGGTGACTCTCGTGTTGTCTTGGGGAGGCTGGAGAGTCCGTTTAAAGAGATGAAAGCTATTCAGCTGTCTACAGAGCATAACGCTAGTATTGAGTCTGTGAGAGAGGAGCTGCGTTTGTTGCATCCTAACGACCCGAACATTGTGGTCTTGAAACATAAAGTGTGGCGTGTGAAAGGGATCATACAGGTTTCGAGATCTATCGGTGACGCGTACTTAAAGAGAGCTGAGTTTAACCAAGAGCCGTTGTTGCCTAAGTTTAGAGTTGCGGAGCGTTTTGAGAAGCCGATCATGAGAGCTGAGCCGACGATAACGGTTCATAAGATTCAACCTGAAGATCAGTTTCTTATATTTGCTTCAGATGGTTTGTGGGAGCATCTGAGTAACCAAGAAGCAGTTGATATCGTCAATACTTGTCCACGCAAT GGTGTGGCTCGGAGGTTACTGAAAGCTGCATTGCAAGCAGCAGCGAAGAAGAGAGAGATGAGGTATTCGGATTTGGAGAAGATAGAGCGTGGCATCAGGAGACACTTTCATGACGACATCACTGTTATTGTCGTTTTTCTCCATTCTGCAAGTTTTGGAGTTCGAACTCCGGTCTCTGTCAGAGGAGGTGGTGTCCTCGCACTCGCAGGCAATGCCATTTTATAA